A window from Balaenoptera musculus isolate JJ_BM4_2016_0621 chromosome 8, mBalMus1.pri.v3, whole genome shotgun sequence encodes these proteins:
- the GVQW3 gene encoding protein GVQW3 isoform X1 produces MSDRYLEQRISIKFCVKLNKSASETHHLLKEAYGNEVMSRARVFDWHKRFKEGREDIRDDARSGRPVTHRTDENIQKVKDLVCSNRQLTVRMMAEELNLDKETVRLILKENLNMRKVSAKVISGILKDEPQPRKLDFRSDHSKETRKNSSCVREKVTSSEPWSHLQGEAGGEMPLPVSHPKIHPSS; encoded by the coding sequence ATGAGTGACCGATATCTAGAACAAAGGATTAGTATCAAATTCTGCGTGAAATTGAACAAGTCTGCAAGTGAAACCCACCATCTTTTAAAAGAAGCTTATGGGAATGAAGTCATGTCAAGGGCCAGAGTTTTCGACTGGCACAAAAGGTTTAAAGAAGGGCGGGAAGACATTCGAGATGATGCCCGAAGTGGTCGTCCAGTCACCCACCGGACGGATGAAAATATCCAGAAGGTCAAGGACTTGGTTTGTTCGAATAGGCAGTTAACTGTGAGGATGATGGCTGAAGAGTTAAATTTAGATAAAGAAACCGTTAGGCTCATTCTGAAAGAAAACTTGAATATGAGGAAGGTATCTGCAAAAGTTATATCGGGTATTTTGAAGGATGAGCCTCAACCTCGAAAACTTGACTTTCGGTCTGATCATTCAAAGGAAACTAGGAAAAATAGCTCATGTGTGAGGGAAAAAGTAACAAGTTCTGAACCATGGAGTCATCTCCAGGGCGAAGCTGGTGGGGAAATGCCTCTGCCTGTATCCCATCCCAAAATCCATCCTTCCAGCTAG